In Pontiella desulfatans, one DNA window encodes the following:
- a CDS encoding sialate O-acetylesterase, producing MQTILKTVCCSMLLGFIAGNSSAESEVIAGWHDFNPSGANGLYKTSAAQKAPDTSLNGVDGGLYCAAGNRYNWGSTDGTFGTSADTGSTSTDGVMAMRTNPGEESLFFTVANHTGADLALGSIAFDFDGISANAPTNLSLRYFGGDLGATEVEINSISGINALRNGTVSDYYDVDWSLAALADTTLANGESATFRLFVSDAVNTLQAMAIDNLAVLGGGTGAPVTTLKPRKSISINFTNGEADKTIASGEIAGFERSNAWNEAPSSSGGQTSVNLLDDAGEETTASVTTTFGHLNSGTGGTGSANDRLYRAYGLVSGSEGVAVSNLPPAFTEAGYSVIVYFDIDAGVADRTHFFTLGNQTFWGTEESGFFSGTFRRAKGNTAGAASSTANYAVFTGLTNSNFTIAGGTADGARAAICGIQVVADAGVDVYLLSGQSNMGGYGEVAAARAAGQQIEFPEILTYHSANVAANSPAKTLGTLAQMPVYNAVNHGPEIGLGDRLLELNPNGTQMAFIKHAQDGRNLYDHFAPGTNSADVANWGEHFSLLVDTVTNGLAELRAHGFEPAIQGMVWQQGEADAKSETYTNIFGEQVNSSTQYDTNMRNFISRIREQFAADAGDDGIRFVLGEVFPQIRADLADVFPGYETVKATQLGLDETQTNGFPNTATVPADTDGMSTNEQMVDGYRDWDDIHLSWQGQVTLGRSMADLLTGRRVAIASPSSRHIVQRDAGNRGTIEVSGTYTIPPDVVEARTVVMAGANSGTGSAWSTIAVAPSNGVFNGALTNIAAGGWYRLEVRSVIQGAPGPAAVLEKVGVGDIYITFGQSNSANHGAPALTPDDDRVVARMSLDNMLWQHAADPQPIASGSGGSPWSRLGDLLAASENVPIGFLSVGVGSTKVIQWIPGSTYYDERVRPAVESFPANGFRAILWHQGEADSGAGTAFATYRDRLASIIAQTRTDAGWNIPWYVAEVSRLSGSNLLKGMPINAAQRAVIHADENVWFGAGTDDLHLMGMLNDLNHFNAAGLLAHAQLWADILTGNPAPTVDNAGLESNTPLAEGAVHVASVSDTSAASPQVIGWRILDAAGTAASDGTDGYYHPDSSAYSEADHVAFLEGGSAGNHFLQTLRTRVVPDTGYTLSVALGLRKTGTFGNARIEMLANGEAVASATVSASDLVADAFTTVSIPFVSGNSVAVNQPLSIRIVKVDGGDTYLDFDNVSLTAARTPFSLWQETWFGGTTTSTAGIHADPEGDGLSNGLEYFLGSSPEAIDPQPFNGPVVDATSAQVSVALDPSVTDDGLEMDYSFDLETWYAAASASHPGVESSRTASEWTLDVPAELSEHMFFRIKINDSGVLIK from the coding sequence ATGCAAACGATACTCAAAACGGTCTGTTGTTCGATGCTGCTTGGATTCATCGCCGGGAACTCCTCGGCCGAATCAGAGGTGATTGCCGGGTGGCACGACTTCAATCCATCGGGCGCGAACGGTCTGTATAAAACATCGGCGGCGCAAAAGGCGCCGGATACTTCGCTCAATGGCGTGGACGGCGGGCTCTATTGCGCGGCGGGCAACCGCTATAACTGGGGCTCGACCGACGGCACGTTCGGCACCTCGGCCGATACAGGGAGCACGTCCACCGACGGTGTAATGGCCATGCGCACCAATCCCGGCGAGGAAAGCTTGTTCTTCACGGTGGCCAACCATACCGGGGCCGACCTGGCGCTCGGCAGCATTGCCTTCGATTTCGATGGGATCAGCGCCAACGCCCCGACCAACCTTTCGCTTCGCTATTTCGGCGGCGACCTCGGGGCAACCGAGGTGGAGATCAATTCCATCAGCGGGATCAACGCCCTGCGCAACGGAACCGTCAGCGACTATTACGATGTAGACTGGTCGCTCGCCGCGCTCGCCGATACCACGCTGGCCAACGGCGAGTCGGCCACGTTTCGTCTGTTCGTGAGCGATGCCGTCAACACGCTGCAAGCCATGGCCATCGACAACCTTGCCGTGTTGGGCGGCGGAACCGGCGCGCCCGTCACCACGTTGAAACCACGGAAATCCATCTCGATCAACTTTACCAACGGCGAAGCGGACAAGACGATTGCCAGCGGCGAAATCGCAGGCTTCGAGCGTTCCAATGCCTGGAACGAGGCGCCGAGTTCTTCAGGGGGGCAGACCTCCGTCAACCTGCTCGATGATGCGGGGGAGGAGACCACCGCCTCGGTGACGACCACCTTCGGGCACCTGAACAGCGGCACCGGGGGAACGGGCTCGGCGAACGATCGGCTCTACCGCGCCTATGGTCTGGTGAGCGGATCCGAAGGCGTGGCCGTCAGCAACCTTCCGCCGGCGTTCACCGAGGCCGGCTATTCCGTGATCGTCTATTTCGATATCGATGCCGGGGTGGCGGATCGCACCCACTTTTTCACGCTGGGAAACCAAACCTTTTGGGGAACCGAAGAGTCCGGCTTTTTCAGCGGCACCTTCCGGCGGGCCAAAGGAAACACCGCAGGAGCGGCGTCTTCCACGGCAAACTATGCGGTCTTTACCGGGCTGACTAATTCCAACTTCACCATTGCGGGCGGCACGGCCGACGGCGCCCGCGCGGCAATCTGTGGAATCCAGGTGGTGGCCGATGCCGGGGTGGATGTCTATCTGTTGAGCGGGCAGTCGAATATGGGCGGCTACGGGGAAGTCGCCGCCGCCCGGGCCGCGGGGCAGCAAATCGAGTTCCCGGAAATCCTGACCTACCATTCCGCGAACGTGGCCGCCAATTCTCCCGCGAAGACGCTGGGAACGCTCGCCCAGATGCCCGTCTACAACGCGGTCAACCATGGCCCCGAAATCGGGTTGGGCGATCGCCTGTTGGAGCTTAATCCCAACGGCACGCAGATGGCGTTCATCAAGCATGCGCAGGACGGGCGGAACCTCTATGACCATTTCGCGCCGGGAACCAACAGCGCCGATGTCGCCAACTGGGGCGAACATTTTTCGCTGCTGGTCGATACCGTCACCAACGGGTTGGCCGAGCTGCGTGCGCATGGATTCGAGCCCGCTATCCAGGGCATGGTCTGGCAGCAGGGCGAGGCCGATGCCAAATCGGAAACCTATACGAATATTTTTGGCGAGCAGGTTAATTCCTCCACGCAGTACGACACCAACATGCGCAATTTTATCTCCCGTATCCGCGAACAGTTTGCGGCCGATGCGGGGGACGACGGTATTCGTTTTGTTCTCGGCGAAGTCTTTCCCCAGATCCGAGCGGATTTGGCGGATGTTTTTCCGGGCTATGAAACCGTAAAGGCGACGCAGCTGGGACTGGATGAAACCCAGACGAATGGTTTTCCCAACACGGCGACCGTTCCTGCCGATACCGACGGCATGAGCACCAACGAGCAGATGGTCGATGGCTACCGCGACTGGGACGACATTCATTTGAGCTGGCAGGGGCAGGTGACCTTGGGCCGCAGTATGGCCGATCTGCTGACGGGGCGTCGGGTCGCGATTGCGTCGCCTTCTTCCCGCCATATCGTTCAGCGCGATGCGGGCAATCGCGGAACCATAGAGGTGTCCGGAACCTACACCATCCCGCCGGATGTTGTGGAGGCCCGCACCGTCGTGATGGCGGGGGCTAATTCCGGAACCGGTTCCGCATGGTCGACCATTGCGGTCGCGCCGTCCAACGGCGTTTTCAACGGTGCGCTGACGAATATTGCCGCAGGCGGGTGGTATCGGCTGGAGGTTCGTTCCGTGATTCAAGGCGCGCCCGGCCCGGCGGCGGTGTTGGAAAAGGTTGGGGTGGGCGACATCTACATCACGTTTGGCCAATCCAACTCAGCCAACCACGGCGCCCCGGCGTTGACGCCGGACGACGATCGGGTGGTGGCCCGCATGAGTCTCGACAACATGCTTTGGCAGCACGCCGCCGATCCGCAGCCGATCGCCAGCGGCAGCGGAGGCTCGCCGTGGTCGCGCCTCGGCGACCTGCTGGCGGCTTCGGAGAATGTACCGATCGGCTTCCTGTCCGTCGGCGTGGGAAGCACCAAGGTGATCCAATGGATTCCGGGCAGCACCTACTACGACGAGCGGGTTCGGCCTGCGGTCGAATCATTTCCGGCGAACGGATTCCGCGCCATCCTGTGGCATCAGGGCGAGGCCGACTCCGGGGCGGGAACGGCGTTTGCAACCTACCGCGATCGCCTAGCGTCAATCATTGCCCAGACCCGCACCGATGCGGGTTGGAATATTCCTTGGTATGTCGCCGAGGTGTCGCGCCTGAGCGGCAGCAACCTGCTGAAAGGAATGCCGATCAACGCCGCTCAGCGCGCCGTCATCCATGCCGACGAAAACGTCTGGTTCGGAGCCGGCACCGACGATCTCCATTTGATGGGCATGCTGAACGATCTCAACCATTTCAACGCCGCCGGGTTGCTGGCGCACGCGCAGCTGTGGGCGGACATCCTGACCGGAAACCCGGCGCCCACGGTGGACAATGCGGGTTTGGAGTCGAATACGCCGCTGGCCGAAGGCGCGGTGCATGTGGCCTCGGTCTCCGACACGTCGGCGGCCTCGCCGCAGGTGATCGGCTGGCGGATTCTCGATGCCGCCGGAACCGCCGCCTCCGATGGGACGGACGGCTACTACCATCCCGATAGCTCGGCCTACTCCGAGGCCGACCATGTGGCTTTCCTTGAAGGGGGCAGTGCGGGTAACCATTTCCTGCAGACCCTCCGCACGAGGGTGGTGCCCGATACCGGCTATACGTTGTCCGTTGCGCTGGGCCTTCGGAAGACGGGAACCTTCGGCAATGCGCGGATCGAGATGCTGGCCAACGGCGAAGCGGTTGCCTCGGCGACCGTCTCCGCATCCGATCTGGTGGCCGATGCCTTCACGACGGTTTCAATTCCCTTTGTTTCGGGCAACAGCGTTGCCGTCAACCAGCCGCTGTCGATCCGCATCGTCAAGGTGGATGGCGGCGATACCTATCTGGATTTCGACAACGTATCGCTGACGGCCGCCCGCACCCCGTTTTCGCTTTGGCAGGAAACCTGGTTCGGCGGAACGACCACCAGCACGGCGGGCATCCACGCCGACCCGGAAGGCGACGGCTTGTCCAACGGGCTGGAATATTTTCTCGGCAGCTCGCCCGAAGCCATCGACCCGCAACCGTTCAACGGCCCCGTCGTCGATGCCACGTCGGCGCAGGTTTCCGTGGCGCTGGATCCTTCCGTGACCGACGACGGGTTGGAGATGGATTATTCGTTCGACCTGGAAACCTGGTACGCCGCCGCCTCGGCCAGCCATCCCGGCGTTGAGTCGAGCCGGACGGCTTCCGAGTGGACGCTTGACGTGCCTGCCGAATTGAGCGAGCACATGTTTTTCCGGATAAAGATCAATGATTCCGGCGTGCTAATCAAGTAG
- a CDS encoding transposase: MKEQFREQRNQVDEAEAMELAKKQFATVERILDSISDVRWLAQSDITSVVWESLNWLRGRGWIVYAGVLMPNHVHLLIRNEDGRTAEMLGDVARFKNYTAREANKVLGRSGAFWAREDFDHWIRNREKFEGTVRYIANNPVKAGMVSNWSEWDWTVIDGSVRYCLE, translated from the coding sequence GTGAAAGAGCAATTCCGTGAGCAACGCAATCAAGTCGATGAAGCAGAAGCCATGGAGTTGGCGAAAAAACAGTTTGCAACCGTTGAACGAATCCTCGATTCGATTTCGGATGTGCGTTGGTTGGCACAGTCGGACATTACTTCGGTTGTTTGGGAAAGCCTGAATTGGTTGCGCGGCAGAGGTTGGATCGTGTATGCCGGGGTGTTGATGCCAAACCATGTGCATCTTCTCATACGCAACGAAGATGGACGCACTGCGGAAATGCTGGGGGATGTTGCCCGTTTCAAGAATTATACCGCGCGCGAGGCCAATAAGGTTCTTGGGCGAAGCGGTGCTTTTTGGGCGAGAGAGGATTTTGATCATTGGATCCGCAATCGCGAAAAGTTTGAGGGCACGGTTCGATACATTGCGAACAACCCGGTCAAGGCCGGGATGGTGTCGAACTGGTCAGAGTGGGACTGGACTGTAATCGATGGGTCGGTGCGGTATTGTCTCGAGTAA